The Alteromonas macleodii ATCC 27126 genome segment TATTATTTCCATCTAGCTTCAAGCCTTTTTTATGCACAATAAACATGGGAACTTTTGTTCCATCTTTACTGGTGTAAAAAATTTGCTTTGTTTCGAAGTCATCATAATTAACACCTGTATCGATGGATTTAAATAATGATGACTCGCCGCTTTTTACGTCATACGCAAATACTTGGCCAGGGTTAGTGAACCCCGTAAGTTTATAGAACGTTGTATCGGCATTTTTGCTTCCGTCAAACCCGCTAACACTTCCAATATCATTAAACGCAATTTCATCTATTTTCTTGCCGTTTAAATCAAATACACTTACCTGCCCTTTTACATCTTTTAGATACTGAGCAAAAAGTTTTTCACCCAAAAGTGAAACGCTCGACAAGGTATCAGATGTACTTTCAATTACGGTTTCCGTTTCTTTAACGCCGCCATCGAAATCAACCTTAATAACCTTACCTGTAGGGGCATTTGCTGTAGATGTGAAAAATAACTCGTCGTCATGCTCGCCAATTAGGTCGTAACGGCCATCCCATTTGTCGAAAACCGAAACGAGCTCACTGTCATCATTTACCAGCGATTTAGCATAAACACCATTCGCCTGATATCCCTCGAACACAGAAATGAGCAGTGTTTTGCCATCTTGAACAACCGAAGGATAAGGGTTCCATGTAGGTTTATTGTCAAACGCAAAAACCTTTTTGTCTTCACTTTGCGCTGTACCTATTGCGTGAAAATAGATAGATACGGTTTGGCTATCATCATACTTACCAGCTTCATTTTGGGGGTAACGTGAATAGAAAAAGCCGGTTTCATCGGGCAACCACGCGATATTTGAAAACTTAATGCCTTTAATAATGTCAGTTAAATCCGACTTCTTACTGGTGTCACGAACGTGAATAGTTTTCCAGTCAGTACCACCGTCAGAAAGCATGTAAGCCAAGAACGAGGCTTTGGGGCTTAGTTCAGTTGACGCCATAGACACTGTGCCATCTTCACTCAATGTATTTGGGTCAATCAGAACTTCAGGCTTTCCATTAACGCCATCAGCCATGTAAAGTACATACTGGTTTTGCAAGCCGTCGTTATAAGAATAAAACAGCTTGCCGTTTACCATATAAGGCGTTGAATAT includes the following:
- a CDS encoding prolyl oligopeptidase family serine peptidase; amino-acid sequence: MKKNLIYAAIVAASAGLTLACTSSYTESTNSVQGESQSGGMPKVSDYPETKTVTQQDNYHGTVVSDPYRWLEEEKSEEVSAWVESQNTLARPYLAELPSRERYKERLTALWDYEKYSTPYMVNGKLFYSYNDGLQNQYVLYMADGVNGKPEVLIDPNTLSEDGTVSMASTELSPKASFLAYMLSDGGTDWKTIHVRDTSKKSDLTDIIKGIKFSNIAWLPDETGFFYSRYPQNEAGKYDDSQTVSIYFHAIGTAQSEDKKVFAFDNKPTWNPYPSVVQDGKTLLISVFEGYQANGVYAKSLVNDDSELVSVFDKWDGRYDLIGEHDDELFFTSTANAPTGKVIKVDFDGGVKETETVIESTSDTLSSVSLLGEKLFAQYLKDVKGQVSVFDLNGKKIDEIAFNDIGSVSGFDGSKNADTTFYKLTGFTNPGQVFAYDVKSGESSLFKSIDTGVNYDDFETKQIFYTSKDGTKVPMFIVHKKGLKLDGNNKTLLYGYGGFNISLLPRYSVSRMVWVEQGNVLAIANLRGGGEYGQQWHKAGTKLDKQNVFDDFIAAGEYLVESGYTTPEKMGIQGGSNGGLLVGATLTQRPDLFSAALPAVGVLDMLRYHTPSANARAWSSDYGLSENKDEFEALYAYSPLHNTKPGTCYPATLVTTGDHDDRVVPWHSYKFAAQLQADQSCDNPILLRVETRAGHGAGTPTWMQIEGYADQWAFLESALN